One window from the genome of Salvia miltiorrhiza cultivar Shanhuang (shh) unplaced genomic scaffold, IMPLAD_Smil_shh original_scaffold_438, whole genome shotgun sequence encodes:
- the LOC131004595 gene encoding F-box/kelch-repeat protein At3g23880-like, with amino-acid sequence MMEGKRISSDSTAHNQLKKIKIAHLPEEIIQDILLRLPVKSLLKSRCVSKSWNSLISSSRFVNTHLKRSAENADFANHRIIFTLINPSFNLKQCSVNSLMCEPLTVASNVDYPNKTPHSAVWVVGSCNGIICVAIDEKDVFLWNPATRKSKQLPPAGVEMKPGFYYIWGFGYSESEVDYKVVGLFCAYGDGGLQESVVKIYSLRANSWKRIEDFRCGVPFDETGKFASGKLHFAASKGMDFDSRWNIVSLDLKSEAYGIVEQPSYEEGCSDFSLELVGGCLSILCDYEMKRTDLWVLKESWSRLLSIPYLMDPGKYVYSNPLLMMPNGDILLVFGACFVVYNPKDDSFRCPRISNVDSFLEADIYVESLVPL; translated from the coding sequence ATGATGGAAGGCAAAAGAATTAGTTCGGATTCAACCGCACACAACCAATTGAAGAAAATCAAAATCGCCCATCTCCCTGAAGAAATTATCCAAGATATCCTCTTAAGGCTCCCCGTCAAATCCCTCTTGAAATCCAGGTGTGTTTCAAAATCGTGGAATTCCTTGATTTCCAGTTCCCGATTCGTCAATACTCATCTCAAACGCTCCGCCGAAAACGCAGATTTCGCCAATCACAGAATCATCTTTACTCTTATAAACCCTAGTTTCAACCTCAAGCAATGCTCTGTTAATTCGTTGATGTGCGAGCCTCTGACCGTCGCTTCCAACGTTGATTACCCTAACAAGACCCCGCATAGTGCTGTTTGGGTTGTGGGCTCTTGTAACGGTATAATTTGCGTGGCGATTGATGAAAAGGATGTGTTTCTATGGAACCCAGCTACGAGAAAATCGAAGCAACTCCCCCCTGCAGGCGTTGAAATGAAGCCTGGCTTTTACTACATTTGGGGGTTTGGTTATAGTGAATCCGAGGTTGATTACAAGGTTGTGGGATTGTTCTGTGCTTATGGCGATGGAGGTCTGCAGGAGTCGGTGGTGAAGATTTACAGTTTGAGGGCTAATTCTTGGAAGAGGATTGAGGATTTCAGGTGCGGCGTGCCGTTCGATGAGACGGGGAAGTTTGCGAGTGGGAAGCTTCACTTTGCCGCGAGCAAGGGAATGGATTTCGATTCTAGATGGAACATTGTCTCCCTTGATTTGAAGAGCGAGGCGTATGGCATTGTGGAGCAACCGAGTTATGAAGAAGGATGCTCGGATTTCTCTTTGGAGTTGGTGGGAGGTTGCCTTAGCATTCTGTGCGACTATGAAATGAAACGGACGGATTTGTGGGTGCTGAAGGAGTCGTGGAGTAGGCTGCTGTCGATTCCTTACTTGATGGATCCGGGGAAGTATGTTTACTCCAACCCTTTGCTGATGATGCCCAATGGTGACATCTTGTTGGTGTTTGGGGCGTGTTTTGTGGTTTACAATCCCAAAGATGATTCCTTCAGATGCCCCCGGATTAGTAATGTGGATTCCTTCCTCGAAGCAGACATCTATGTTGAAAGCTTGGTTCCACTTTGA
- the LOC131004580 gene encoding uncharacterized protein LOC131004580, with protein sequence MVRRNDLTTGERNSIIQFVLEDSHGGKPKRGRMKEAAVKFGVCRRTVTRLWNAAKKQQSQGEHMHSCSGKINKTRRKRVEIDLELISSMELNKIATIRRLARGINCSKSIVGRWVSKGLIRAHTSAIKPDLTAPNKLIRLKFSLEAIEYDRILKVLQYKIMHNTVHIDEKWFYLTKSNHRYYLTPTEAEPQRSCKNKKFITKVMFMCSVCRPLIAEDGTVLFYGKIGIFPFTEYVPAKRNSKNREAGTLEQKPIQSITKEVIKDCIINKIIPAIKAKWPQFASRVIFIQQDNAKPHIKDSDPDFRQAASSDGFDIKIVHQPPNSPDTNINDLGWFRAIQSLQTESVCTNIDTLVEAVKSSFDELSPVTLNNVFLSLQGCLTEILKVKGHNTYKIPHMKKGALIRQGELPLNLQVPHDLVKEAINYLMENGIVSGMDHLRHSLGISSISLDEIELQMNGLGIEVA encoded by the exons ATGGTGAGGCGCAACGATCTAACCACGGGAGAGAGAAACTCCATCATCCAATTTGTGCTTGAAGACAGCCACGGTGGGAAGCCAAAACGTGGCCGAATGAAGGAGGCTGCTGTCAAGTTCGGCGTTTGTCGGCGGACGGTGACTCGCCTATGGAACGCTGCCAAAAAACAGCAAAGCCAAGGTGAGCATATGCATTCATGCAGTGGGAAAATCAACAAAACAAGGCGCAAAAGAGTTGAAATAGACTTGGAATTAATTTCAAGCATGGAGTTAAACAAAATAGCAACTATTAGAAGGCTAGCACGTGGAATTAATTGCAGCAAGAGCATAGTTGGGCGATGGGTAAGCAAAGGTTTGATCAGGGCTCATACTAGTGCTATTAAGCCCGATTTAACAGCCCCTAATAAGTTGATCCGTCTAAAGTTTTCTCTTGAAGCAATCGAGTATGACAGAATACTCAAGGTGCTTCAATACAAGATCATGCACAACACGGTGCATATCGATGAGAAATGGTTTTACTTAACCAAATCAAATCATCGATACTATCTCACACCAACCGAGGCTGAACCACAAAGGAGttgcaaaaataaaaagttcaTCACTAAGGTCATGTTTATGTGCTCTGTCTGCAGACCACTGATTGCAGAGGATGGAACAGTTCTTTTTTATGGGAAAATAGGGATTTTCCCATTTACAGAATATGTACCAGCCAAGAGGAATAGCAAAAACAGGGAGGCTGGTACACTCGAGCAAAAGCCCATTCAATCAATCACGAAGGAAGTAATTAAGGACTGCATTATAAACAAG ATCATTCCTGCAATTAAGGCCAAGTGGCCACAGTTTGCTAGTAGGGTCATCTTTATTCAACAAGACAACGCAAAACCGCACATTAAAGACAGTGATCCTGATTTTAGACAGGCTGCCAGCTCGGATGGCTTTGACATAAAGATTGTTCATCAACCACCGAACTCACCGGATACCAACATTAATGATCTAGGTTGGTTTAGGGCTATTCAAAGCCTACAAACTGAATCAGTTTGTACCAACATAGATACATTAGTGGAGGCAGTCAAGAGTTCATTTGATGAACTATCTCCCGTAACATTAAACAATGTTTTCTTGAGCCTTCAAGGCTGTTTGACTGAAATTCTAAAGGTCAAAGGGCACAACACCTACAAAATTCCTCACATGAAGAAAGGAGCACTTATTAGACAAGGAGAGTTACCACTCAACTTACAAGTTCCCCATGATTTAGTTAAGGAGGCAATTAACTATCTCATGGAAAATGGAATAGTAAGTGGCATGGATCATCTAAGGCATTCACTTGGCATAAGTTCAATTTCTTTAGATGAAATTGAACTCCAAATGAATGGGTTAGGTATTGAAGTAGCATGA
- the LOC131004597 gene encoding inorganic pyrophosphatase TTM2-like has translation MGKDAYSDELTHRKHGLLKDQVRLVKRKDSDRYEVAPIPDNLSFEKGFFAVVRACQLLAQKNEGLILIGVAGPSGAGKTVFTEKILNFMPSIAVISMDNYNDASRIIDGNFDDPRLTDYDTLLKNIHDLKEGKPVDVPIYDFKSSSRTGYRTVEVPSSRIVIIEGIYALSEKLRPLLDLRVSVTGGVHFDLVKRVLRDIQRAGQEPEEIIHQISETVYPMYKAFIEPDLRTAHIKIINKFNPFTGFQCPTYILKSTKNVTEEEIKAVMSKDHTESTEQTYDIYLLPPGEDPETCQSYLRMRNKDGKYNLMFEEWVTDSPFVISPRITFEVSVRLLGGLMALGYTIAAILKRSSHVFCDERVCVKIDWLEQLNRHYLQVQGRDRLIVKCVADQLGLDGSYVPRTYIEQIQLEKLVNEVMALPDDLKTKLSLDEDSASSPKEALSRASAERAAARTKHLRSGLSHSYSSNRDKNLSKINRRFEDRTADSQAALTNQGAAAQLSEQISTLNDRMDDFTSRVEELNSKLTNKKSSPSSQNIAQAEVPNGSAPTSYFISGLENGSLTGSMMPNSSSSSQLAKDVTFLDELTSIARGQRQVILQLESLSSLLRENLGERSSRDRRRNRGEITGNNSSRVYMILASVAVGSLGICLFKGLSSRN, from the exons ATGGGTAAAGATGCCTATAGTGATGAACTAACTCATCGGAAACATGGGCTCTTGAAAGATCAAGTTCGGTTAGTAAAGAGAAAGGACTCAGATCGCTATGAGGTTGCCCCAATTCCTGATAATTTGTCTTTTGAGAAAGGGTTTTTCGCTGTAGTTCGGGCTTGCCAATTGTTGGCACAAAAGAATGAAGGACTCATATTAATAGGAGTAGCTGGTCCTTCTGGAGCTGGCAAGACTGTGTTTACAGAGAAGATACTTAACTTTATGCCAAGCATTGCTGTCATTTCAATGGACAACTACAATGATGCAAGTCGAATTATAGATGGAAACTTTGATG ATCCACGCTTGACAGACTACGACACTTTGCTGAAAAACATTCACGACCTCAAGGAAGGGAAGCCAGTTGATGTCCCAATATATGATTTCAAATCCAGCTCCCGCACGGGATACAG GACAGTTGAAGTTCCAAGCTCTCGCATTGTGATTATAGAGGGCATCTATGCGTTAAGTGAAAAACTGCGCCCTTTACTGGATCTCCGGGTGTCTGTGACTGGTGGCGTTCACTTTGATCTCGTTAAAAGAGTTTTACGAGACATTCAACGCGCCGGACAGGAACCAGAAGAAATAATACACCAAATATCTGAAACA GTGTATCCAATGTATAAGGCTTTTATCGAGCCTGACCTCCGCACTGCacatataaaaattatcaacaAATTTAACCCATTTACTGGATTCCAGTGCCCTACATATATTCTCAAG TCTACAAAAAATGTGACCGAGGAGGAAATCAAAGCTGTCATGTCCAAAGATCATACAGAAAGCACCGAACAAACTTACGACATATATCTTCTACCTCCTGGTGAAGATCCAGAGACCTGCCAATCTTACCTGAGGATGCGCAATAAAGATGGAAAGTATAATCTCATGTTTGAG GAATGGGTCACCGACTCTCCATTTGTCATATCACCAAGAATAACATTTGAAGTTAGTGTCCGGCTCCTCGGTGGATTAATGGCTTTGGGATACACAATCGCAGCCATTCTCAAACGAAGTAGCCATGTCTTTTGTGATGAAAGGGTCTGTGTAAAGATCGATTGGCTGGAGCAGTTAAATCGTCATTATCTTCAG GTACAAGGTAGAGACCGCCTTATTGTAAAATGTGTGGCAGATCAACTAGGGTTGGATGGTTCGTATGTTCCAAGAACATATATCGAACAAATACAGCTGGAGAAACTTGTTAACGAGGTTATG GCATTGCCAGATGATTTGAAGACCAAGCTGAGCTTAGATGAGGACTCTGCCTCGAGCCCAAAAGAAGCACTTTCTCGAGCCTCAGCAGAAAGGGCAGCTGCAAGAACGAAACATCTTAGGAG TGGCTTGTCGCATTCATATTCATCAAACAGGGACAAAAACCTGTCCAAAATTAACAGAAGATTCGAGGATAGGACAGCAGACTCACAAGCGGCATTAACCAATCAG GGAGCTGCGGCACAGCTTTCAGAACAGATTTCTACTCTAAACGACCGGATGGATGATTTCACATCTCGTGTTGAAGAGTTAAATTCCAAGTTGACTAACAAAAAATCTTCGCCTAGTTCCCAAAACATAGCCCAAGCTGAAGTCCCTAATGGCTCAGCTCCGACTTCTTACTTCATCTCCGGTTTAGAGAATGGATCCCTAACTGGATCTATGATGCCtaattcttcatcttcttctcagTTAGCAAAAGACGTGACTTTTCTTGACGAG CTAACAAGTATAGCACGAGGTCAACGCCAAGTTATTCTTCAGCTGGAGAGCCTCAGCAGTCTTCTGCGTGAAAATCTGGGGGAGAGATCAAGTCGTGACAGAAGGCGCAACAGAGGTGAAATAACTGGTAACAATTCAAGTAGAGTATACATGATTTTGGCTTCAGTGGCAGTTGGTAGTCTGGGAATATGTTTGTTCAAGGGCCTTTCGTCCCGGAATTGA
- the LOC131004581 gene encoding uncharacterized protein LOC131004581 gives MDREFDDCLEQCGGSLGVPLTQPMMGFAPFSQASNVFGSGNNPTPARLPTVEEEALEAKPKAKGPRPTYTSEETELICILWAEATHNLILGTFQKLLQYWGLIDEKYNALKPPGASRHKPDHIKSHFNRVSKEVRLWMDYYKACHDNWGSGMSDDQIIEATQTMHEAHHKKRFGYIKAWKVLRECQKFTSQATDVHSAKKSKGSDTEATTTSLDPSITTRPQGTKAAKRDKGNGNKGEASSTSTQSSYSEVLEKIAVEMKEHKAQIHGIAKAKKTLAAVKREELDLKILNMDTSKMNEAQLAWHNHLIQEVLKRRGIM, from the coding sequence ATGGATCGTGAGTTCGACGATTGCCTAGAGCAATGCGGCGGAAGTTTGGGTGTGCCTCTTACTCAACCaatgatggggtttgctccaTTTTCTCAAGCTTCAAACGTCTTTGGCTCGGGAAATAATCCAACTCCGGCAAGATTACCAACCGTTGAAGAAGAAGCGCTGGAGGCGAAGCCTAAAGCCAAGGGGCCGCGCCCCACCTACACAAGTGAGGAGACGGAGCTCATATGCATATTGTGGGCGGAGGCTACCCACAATCTGATTTTGGGAACTTTCCaaaagttgctccaatattggggcTTAATCGACGAGAAATACAACGCCCTCAAACCGCCTGGTGCTTCTAGACATAAGCCGGATCATATCAAATCCCACTTCAACCGAGTCTCGAAGGAGGTGAGACTTTGGATGGACTACTACAAAGCATGCCACGATAATTGGGGTAGCGGGATGAGTGATGATCAAATCATCGAAGCCACCCAGACGATGCACGAGGCTCACCACAAGAAGAGATTCGGCTATATCAAAGCTTGGAAAGTTCTCCGCGAATGTCAAAAGTTCACGTCGCAAGCCACCGATGTCCACTCCGCTAAGAAGTCGAAGGGATCCGACACCGAGGCAACTACTACTTCATTGGATCCGAGCATCACCACGAGGCCCCAAGGCACGAAAGCGGCAAAGCGCGATAAAGGCAACGGCAATAAGGGGGAAGCATCTTCCACTTCTACACAGTCGTCTTACTCCGAGGTGCTTGAGAAAATCGCCGTCGAAATGAAGGAACATAAGGCCCAAATCCATGGCATCGCCAAAGCCAAGAAGACGCTCGCCGCGGTGAAAAGAGAGGAGCTCGATTTGAAGATTCTCAACATGGATACTTCGAAGATGAACGAAGCTCAATTGGCATGGCACAACCATTTGATCCAAGAGGTGCTCAAGCGTCGGGGAATTATGTAG